The Amycolatopsis viridis genome window below encodes:
- a CDS encoding TetR/AcrR family transcriptional regulator → MSNPRISKGLTRDQIVAAAVMLTRRQGLEGWSLRGVSECVGVYPGAVFHHLGGGRDVLVAAVVDDIAARILLVPARGTGWREYVRRLGEMGWGVLRQCPGVAWHIARNAASGHLPQPMGARLVAVLTEAGFGERAETTALQVIRVLCLFIAGLDELPGVDPAALERLWAADLALFLAGLDAVEGARARPGEPGITE, encoded by the coding sequence GTGAGCAACCCCCGTATCAGCAAGGGGCTGACCCGCGACCAGATCGTGGCGGCGGCCGTCATGCTCACCCGCCGCCAGGGTCTGGAGGGGTGGTCGCTGCGCGGCGTGTCCGAGTGCGTCGGGGTCTACCCGGGTGCGGTGTTCCACCACCTGGGTGGCGGGCGGGACGTCCTCGTCGCCGCCGTCGTCGATGACATCGCTGCGCGGATCCTCCTCGTCCCGGCCCGCGGGACCGGCTGGCGCGAGTACGTGCGTCGCCTGGGGGAGATGGGGTGGGGGGTGCTGCGCCAGTGCCCCGGCGTCGCCTGGCACATCGCGCGCAACGCCGCCTCCGGTCACCTGCCCCAGCCGATGGGCGCCCGGCTGGTGGCCGTGCTCACCGAGGCGGGTTTCGGAGAGCGGGCCGAGACCACGGCGCTGCAGGTGATCCGGGTCCTGTGCCTGTTCATCGCCGGGCTCGACGAACTCCCCGGCGTCGATCCCGCGGCGCTGGAACGGCTCTGGGCCGCCGACCTCGCCCTGTTCCTGGCCGGTCTGGACGCCGTCGAGGGCGCCCGCGCCAGGCCGGGGGAGCCCGGGATCACGGAATAG
- a CDS encoding ABC transporter ATP-binding protein: protein MDNTWSLMSSAMRSADAPKGLAPGTVRRVARFARPYWRSLLVFLALTVVSAVIAVTTPLLAGKVVDTIVRGREAGLVGLLAAVVAALAIADAGFGLVERWLSARIGEGLIYDLRRAVFEHVQRMPIAFFTRTRTGALVSRLNNDVIGAQRTFTATLSGLVTNVIQLVLSLGVMVTLSWQVTLLALVLLPVFVLPARRMGRRMAALQRESAQLNAGMTTQMTERFSAPGATLVKLFGRPRREAEDFGARAGRVRDIGVRTAMLTRWFMTSLTLVSALAQALVYGLGGWLAIRGQLAPGTVVALALLLTRLYSPLTALANVRVDVMTALVSFERIFEVLDLEPMITEKPDARTVPEGGVSVEFADVTFAYPAADRYSLASLEDVSTLDTRGGEEVLHGISFRAEPGQMVALVGSSGAGKSTIASLLPRLYDVDSGAIRLSDVDVRDLAFTAIRDTVGVVTQDGHLFHDTIRANLEYARPGVTDEEIWDALERARLAELVRSLPDGLATLVGERGYRLSGGERQRLTIARLLLAQPRVIVLDEATAHLDSESEAAVSEALSHALEGRTALVIAHRLSTVRAADQILVVEAGRIVERGTHEQLLAAGGRYADLHHTQFSEEPAAA from the coding sequence GTGGACAACACCTGGTCGTTGATGAGTTCGGCAATGCGCTCGGCGGACGCACCGAAGGGACTGGCACCGGGCACGGTGCGCCGGGTGGCGCGGTTCGCCCGGCCGTACTGGCGCAGCCTGCTGGTCTTCCTGGCGCTGACCGTGGTGTCGGCGGTCATCGCGGTGACCACGCCGCTGCTGGCGGGCAAGGTGGTGGACACCATCGTGCGCGGGCGGGAGGCCGGCCTGGTCGGTCTGCTCGCCGCCGTGGTGGCCGCGCTCGCCATCGCCGACGCCGGGTTCGGACTGGTCGAGCGCTGGCTGTCCGCGCGGATCGGCGAGGGGCTGATCTACGACCTGCGCCGCGCGGTGTTCGAGCACGTGCAGCGGATGCCGATCGCGTTCTTCACCCGCACCCGCACCGGCGCCCTGGTGAGCCGGCTCAACAACGATGTGATCGGCGCGCAGCGCACCTTCACCGCGACCCTGTCCGGGCTGGTCACCAACGTGATCCAGCTGGTGCTCTCGCTCGGGGTGATGGTGACGCTGTCCTGGCAGGTGACGCTGCTGGCGCTGGTGCTCCTGCCGGTGTTCGTGCTGCCCGCCCGCCGGATGGGCCGCCGGATGGCCGCCCTGCAGCGGGAATCGGCCCAGCTCAACGCCGGGATGACCACCCAGATGACCGAGCGGTTCTCCGCTCCCGGCGCCACCCTGGTCAAGCTGTTCGGGCGGCCGCGGCGGGAGGCGGAGGACTTCGGCGCCCGCGCCGGCCGGGTGCGGGACATCGGGGTGCGGACGGCGATGCTCACCCGCTGGTTCATGACCAGCCTCACCCTGGTCTCGGCGCTCGCGCAGGCCCTGGTCTACGGCCTGGGCGGGTGGCTGGCGATCCGCGGGCAGCTCGCCCCGGGCACGGTCGTGGCGCTGGCGCTGCTGCTCACCCGGCTCTACAGCCCGCTGACCGCGCTGGCCAACGTCCGGGTGGACGTGATGACCGCACTGGTGTCGTTCGAGCGGATCTTCGAGGTGCTCGACCTGGAGCCGATGATCACCGAGAAGCCGGATGCGCGGACGGTGCCCGAGGGCGGGGTGTCGGTCGAGTTCGCCGACGTCACCTTCGCCTACCCGGCGGCCGACCGGTACTCGCTCGCCTCCCTGGAGGACGTGTCTACTTTGGACACCCGCGGGGGCGAGGAGGTGCTGCACGGGATCAGCTTCCGCGCCGAACCGGGACAGATGGTGGCGCTCGTCGGCTCGTCCGGCGCCGGCAAGTCGACGATCGCGTCGCTGCTGCCGCGTCTCTACGACGTGGACTCCGGGGCGATCCGGCTGTCCGATGTGGACGTCCGGGACCTGGCGTTCACCGCGATCCGGGACACCGTCGGCGTGGTCACGCAGGACGGGCACCTGTTCCACGACACCATCCGGGCCAACCTGGAGTACGCGCGGCCCGGCGTCACGGACGAGGAGATCTGGGACGCGCTGGAGCGGGCGCGGCTGGCCGAGCTGGTGCGCAGCCTGCCCGACGGGCTGGCCACGCTGGTGGGGGAGCGCGGCTACCGGCTCTCCGGTGGTGAACGGCAGCGCCTGACCATCGCACGGCTGCTGCTCGCGCAGCCCCGGGTGATCGTGCTGGACGAGGCGACCGCCCACCTGGATTCCGAATCCGAGGCCGCGGTCAGCGAGGCCCTGTCGCACGCCCTGGAGGGGCGGACCGCGCTGGTCATCGCCCACCGCCTGTCCACCGTGCGGGCGGCCGACCAGATCCTCGTCGTCGAGGCCGGGCGCATCGTCGAACGCGGCACGCACGAGCAACTGCTCGCCGCCGGCGGCCGCTACGCCGACCTCCACCACACCCAGTTCAGCGAGGAACCGGCCGCGGCCTAG
- a CDS encoding sugar isomerase domain-containing protein codes for MIHDLVAGALERAGERNSAEIRQAAGLVLGAVRADALVFTAGAGHSLASVAETFYRAGGLACVYPLYHPDLLPLHSATTSTAAERRSGLAAQVLAERAPGPDDVVFVFSNSGVNPYPVELAEAVRAPVVAVTSRAAVAAAPRRSPSTLLDHADVVLDTGVRPGDASFPADDPRTVALSSLLNVYLWNEVLAHVHDAARREGAEVPLWRSSNMADGDAANAALLERYRPRVPALRQSG; via the coding sequence GTGATCCACGATCTGGTGGCCGGCGCGCTCGAGCGGGCCGGCGAACGCAACTCCGCGGAAATCCGGCAGGCGGCCGGGCTGGTCCTGGGCGCGGTGCGGGCGGATGCGCTTGTCTTCACCGCCGGGGCCGGGCACTCACTCGCGTCGGTGGCCGAGACCTTCTACCGCGCCGGCGGCCTGGCGTGCGTGTACCCGCTTTACCACCCGGACCTGCTGCCGCTGCACAGCGCGACCACCAGCACGGCTGCCGAGCGGCGGTCCGGGCTGGCGGCGCAGGTGCTCGCCGAGCGAGCGCCCGGGCCGGACGACGTCGTGTTCGTGTTCTCCAACTCGGGTGTCAACCCGTACCCGGTGGAGCTGGCGGAGGCGGTCCGGGCGCCGGTGGTGGCGGTGACCTCCCGCGCCGCGGTGGCGGCTGCGCCGCGCCGGTCGCCCAGCACGCTGCTCGACCATGCCGACGTGGTGCTCGACACCGGTGTCCGGCCCGGCGACGCCTCGTTCCCGGCGGACGACCCGCGCACGGTGGCGCTGTCGTCGCTGCTCAACGTCTACCTCTGGAACGAGGTGCTGGCGCACGTCCACGACGCCGCCCGCCGGGAGGGTGCCGAGGTGCCGTTGTGGCGCAGCTCGAACATGGCGGACGGGGACGCGGCGAACGCCGCCCTGCTGGAGCGCTACCGGCCGCGCGTCCCCGCGTTGCGCCAGTCCGGCTAG
- a CDS encoding alpha/beta hydrolase, protein MTWRARGPVRAVVLVLHGGAENGLAVVRPWGLAYLRMVPLARSTAGAGAPHGVEVRLLRNRVRGWNEPEMHPVSDARWALDRIRAERPEVPVYLVGHSMGGRVALRVADDPAVRAVLALAPWTPAGEPVEPVTGRTVLIAHGTRDHITDPAESFTYAQRAQAVAERVVRIEVMSEGHAMLFRPGVWTRLVRDFARDAAGVAPLTAWSAGPDQRLRLPV, encoded by the coding sequence ATGACCTGGCGAGCCCGCGGACCGGTGCGGGCCGTGGTGCTGGTCCTGCACGGGGGCGCGGAGAACGGGCTCGCCGTGGTCCGGCCGTGGGGCCTGGCCTACCTGCGGATGGTGCCGCTGGCGCGGTCCACCGCCGGCGCGGGCGCGCCGCACGGCGTGGAGGTGCGGCTGCTGCGCAACCGCGTCCGTGGCTGGAACGAGCCGGAGATGCACCCGGTCTCCGACGCGCGGTGGGCGCTCGACCGGATCCGCGCGGAGCGGCCCGAGGTGCCGGTGTACCTCGTCGGGCACTCGATGGGTGGCCGGGTCGCGCTGCGCGTCGCCGACGACCCGGCGGTGCGCGCGGTACTGGCGCTGGCCCCGTGGACCCCGGCCGGGGAGCCGGTCGAGCCGGTGACCGGCCGCACCGTGCTGATCGCCCACGGCACGCGCGACCACATCACCGATCCCGCGGAGTCCTTCACCTACGCGCAGCGCGCGCAGGCCGTCGCGGAGCGGGTGGTGCGGATCGAGGTCATGTCGGAGGGGCACGCGATGCTGTTCCGGCCCGGCGTGTGGACGCGGCTGGTGCGTGACTTCGCCCGGGACGCGGCCGGCGTGGCGCCGCTCACGGCCTGGTCAGCGGGCCCCGACCAGCGGCTTCGCCTGCCCGTGTGA